The following proteins come from a genomic window of Paenibacillus swuensis:
- the purQ gene encoding phosphoribosylformylglycinamidine synthase subunit PurQ — protein sequence MHFAVIVFPGSNCDIDCYKAVQDVGESVDYVWHTETDLSKYDAIIVPGGFSYGDYLRCGAIARFAPVMNEVVKAAEAGKPIIGICNGFQILLEAGLLPGAMRRNESLKFRCHSTKLRVENNATPFTSEYAAGEEINIPIAHGEGNYYCDDETLARLKANNQIVFRYAGENPNGSVDDIAGICNEAGNVLGMMPHPERAMNQLLGSEDGVRMFKSILNTWRERHGAAVNN from the coding sequence ATGCACTTTGCAGTTATAGTATTTCCGGGTTCCAATTGCGACATTGACTGTTACAAAGCGGTTCAGGACGTGGGCGAAAGCGTAGATTACGTGTGGCACACCGAAACGGACCTTTCCAAATATGATGCGATTATCGTACCGGGAGGCTTCTCCTACGGCGATTATCTGAGATGCGGGGCGATTGCGAGGTTTGCTCCGGTCATGAACGAGGTTGTGAAGGCAGCTGAAGCAGGAAAGCCGATCATCGGGATCTGCAACGGGTTCCAGATTCTGCTGGAAGCAGGATTGCTGCCGGGCGCAATGCGCCGTAACGAATCCCTGAAATTCCGTTGTCATTCCACCAAGCTGCGTGTTGAGAACAATGCGACACCGTTCACAAGCGAGTACGCGGCTGGCGAAGAGATCAATATTCCGATTGCTCACGGCGAAGGCAACTATTATTGTGACGATGAGACACTGGCGCGGTTGAAAGCGAACAATCAGATTGTATTCCGTTACGCGGGCGAGAACCCGAACGGTTCTGTAGATGATATTGCCGGAATCTGTAACGAAGCCGGTAATGTGCTTGGCATGATGCCTCACCCGGAGCGGGCGATGAATCAGCTGCTGGGGTCGGAAGACGGCGTACGTATGTTTAAATCGATTCTGAACACTTGGAGGGAACGTCATGGCGCAGCAGTTAACAACTAA
- the purS gene encoding phosphoribosylformylglycinamidine synthase subunit PurS yields MLKATVYVTIKQNVLDPQGSAVQGALHSMGFAEVGSVRIGKYLELQLDTADQGEAEARVKAMCEKLLANTVIEDYRYELQAV; encoded by the coding sequence ATGTTAAAGGCAACAGTTTATGTCACAATTAAGCAAAATGTTCTAGATCCGCAAGGCAGCGCAGTCCAAGGCGCATTGCATTCCATGGGATTCGCGGAAGTGGGCAGTGTACGCATCGGTAAATACCTGGAGCTTCAATTGGATACGGCGGATCAAGGCGAAGCGGAAGCGCGCGTGAAAGCGATGTGCGAGAAATTGCTGGCCAATACGGTAATTGAGGACTACAGATACGAATTGCAGGCTGTATAA
- a CDS encoding phosphoribosylaminoimidazolesuccinocarboxamide synthase, which translates to MNATAIDTAQPYVNVPLLYKGKVRELYDLGELFLIVVTDRISAFDYVLSPAVPDKGNVLNLLSKYWFKQTEGIIRNHVVHTDVDKLGELITAEGRDVLRDRIMVTRKAERIDIECVVRGYITGGGWRQYQQNGEVNGIPLPEGMRKNQRFETPLFTPAAKNDVGHDEDISVDQMKEMVGVALTEQLEEKSIELYEFARAYCEKRGIILADCKFEFGMVDGELILIDEIFTPDASRFWARENYALDIEIDSMDKEPVRTYLAGSGWDKNSEPAPLPASVVEETSRRYKDILGRLTV; encoded by the coding sequence ATGAACGCAACCGCGATTGATACCGCACAACCTTATGTGAATGTTCCGCTGCTGTACAAAGGAAAGGTTCGGGAGCTATACGACCTTGGGGAACTGTTCCTTATCGTGGTAACTGACCGAATTTCGGCTTTCGACTACGTGCTCAGCCCGGCGGTACCGGATAAAGGGAACGTGTTGAACCTGCTCAGCAAGTATTGGTTCAAGCAAACGGAAGGCATTATTCGCAATCATGTGGTGCATACCGATGTTGATAAGCTTGGTGAACTGATTACCGCGGAAGGCCGGGACGTGTTGAGAGACCGCATCATGGTAACCCGCAAGGCGGAACGAATCGATATCGAGTGTGTCGTGCGCGGATACATTACAGGCGGCGGATGGAGACAGTATCAGCAGAACGGCGAAGTGAACGGGATCCCATTGCCGGAAGGTATGCGGAAGAATCAACGTTTTGAGACGCCTCTGTTCACGCCGGCGGCGAAGAACGATGTGGGACATGACGAGGATATTTCCGTGGATCAGATGAAGGAAATGGTCGGCGTTGCTCTGACAGAACAGTTAGAGGAAAAGAGTATCGAGCTTTATGAGTTTGCTAGAGCGTATTGCGAGAAACGCGGCATCATTCTGGCGGATTGCAAGTTTGAGTTTGGAATGGTAGACGGCGAGTTGATCCTGATTGATGAAATTTTCACACCGGACGCGTCCCGTTTCTGGGCTCGTGAAAACTATGCGCTTGATATCGAGATTGACTCGATGGACAAAGAGCCCGTGCGCACGTACCTGGCCGGTTCTGGATGGGACAAGAACAGCGAGCCCGCACCGCTTCCGGCTTCGGTTGTGGAAGAAACATCGCGGCGGTATAAGGATATTTTGGGCAGATTGACGGTGTAA